A single Ktedonobacteraceae bacterium DNA region contains:
- the atpG gene encoding ATP synthase F1 subunit gamma — MPSTREVRRRIRAVKNMAQITRAMQMVASSKMRRAQERVQQSRPYSEQLRALVSRLANASGEDVGEGVALLKQRPVRNIGYLLISPDRGLSGALPSNINRRALLSVQEEQNRLTEQGGQRPGLQFIAVGRKGRDFVLRSRLQMIAEFTNYGDKPTLSDAAAIAQVAVDAFLKGEVDVVYLVYAKFVNTVTQQPTVVQLLPVQPPSGQGEEQRTVEYIYEPDPRSIYEALLPRYVDVLVYQALLENIASFYSAQMVAMKNATDNANELVQDLTLAYNKARQASITTQILEVVSGANAL, encoded by the coding sequence ATGCCATCAACCCGAGAGGTACGGCGGCGCATTCGTGCCGTGAAAAATATGGCGCAGATCACCAGGGCCATGCAGATGGTGGCCAGCAGCAAGATGCGACGCGCACAGGAGCGCGTGCAGCAATCGCGTCCCTACTCTGAACAGTTGCGCGCGCTGGTCTCGCGCCTTGCGAATGCCTCTGGCGAGGATGTAGGTGAGGGAGTGGCTCTGCTCAAACAGCGCCCGGTGCGTAATATCGGTTACCTGCTGATTTCGCCTGATCGCGGCCTGAGCGGGGCCTTACCGAGCAATATCAACCGCCGCGCGCTTTTATCCGTGCAAGAGGAACAGAATAGATTGACTGAGCAGGGCGGCCAGCGACCAGGTTTGCAGTTTATCGCCGTAGGCCGCAAGGGGCGCGATTTCGTTCTGCGATCCCGGCTGCAAATGATTGCCGAATTCACGAACTATGGCGATAAGCCCACGTTGAGCGATGCAGCGGCGATTGCCCAGGTAGCCGTCGATGCCTTTTTGAAAGGTGAAGTCGATGTCGTCTACCTGGTCTACGCCAAGTTCGTCAACACGGTGACGCAGCAGCCGACCGTCGTGCAGTTGTTACCGGTGCAGCCCCCATCCGGCCAGGGAGAAGAGCAAAGGACGGTAGAATATATCTACGAACCGGACCCGAGAAGCATCTATGAAGCCTTGCTACCACGTTACGTGGATGTGCTGGTCTACCAGGCGCTGCTAGAAAACATCGCCAGTTTTTACTCGGCCCAGATGGTCGCGATGAAGAATGCGACCGACAACGCCAACGAGCTTGTTCAAGATCTCACCCTGGCCTATAACAAGGCGCGCCAGGCCAGCATCACCACCCAGATTCTCGAAGTGGTGTCCGGCGCTAACGCACTGTAG
- the atpA gene encoding F0F1 ATP synthase subunit alpha yields MASWADEISAIIEKNIAGFGGTETETASVGTVIAVQDGIARVYGLQDVKYLELVEFPRTGIMGMAFNLEEETVSCPVLGDYTHIKEDDEVRTTGRVVSVPVGDALIGRVVNPLGEPIDDKGPINTTKTRPVERVAPGVITRKPVDTPVQTGIKAIDSMIPIGRGQRELIIGDRQTGKSAIAIDTIINQKGKNLICIYVAIGQKNSTVARTIEILEQHGAMEHTVVVVAGASEPAPLKYLAPYAGCAMGEEFMESGKDALIIYDDLTKHAEAYRNISLIIRRPPGREAYPGDVFYLHSRLLERAARLNDDYGNGSLTALPIIETKANDISAYIPTNVISITDGQIFLETDLFNAGVRPAINVGLSVSRVGSSAQTRAMKQVAGSLRLDLAQFRELAAFAQFASDLDKATRSRIDRGQRLTEILKQPQYQPVPVERQVMIIYAATHGYLDDVPVEMVTKWEPAFYRYMDANHPEIGQEIIDKSVKGKEKMSDDLLKRLDAAIEEFKKTAEPRAEAAPLGTSQAQANGAGRNEENQSRAGAGSSDKMAQPS; encoded by the coding sequence ATGGCTTCATGGGCTGATGAAATCAGCGCAATTATAGAAAAGAACATCGCAGGCTTTGGAGGCACTGAAACGGAAACTGCCAGCGTCGGCACCGTCATTGCGGTACAGGATGGCATCGCCCGTGTCTATGGCCTGCAAGATGTCAAATACCTGGAACTGGTAGAATTTCCACGCACAGGCATTATGGGCATGGCTTTCAACCTTGAGGAAGAGACCGTCAGTTGCCCCGTCCTGGGCGATTATACCCATATTAAAGAAGATGACGAGGTGCGCACGACCGGGCGCGTCGTTTCCGTTCCGGTCGGTGATGCCCTGATTGGCCGTGTCGTCAACCCCCTGGGTGAGCCAATCGACGACAAGGGGCCTATCAATACCACGAAGACCCGCCCTGTTGAGCGTGTGGCTCCGGGCGTGATTACCCGCAAGCCGGTCGATACTCCCGTGCAGACGGGTATCAAGGCTATCGATAGTATGATCCCTATCGGCCGCGGCCAGCGCGAGCTGATCATCGGCGACCGCCAGACAGGGAAGTCGGCCATCGCTATCGATACGATTATTAATCAGAAGGGCAAGAACCTGATCTGTATCTACGTCGCAATCGGCCAGAAGAACTCTACGGTTGCGCGTACCATTGAAATCCTTGAGCAGCATGGCGCGATGGAGCATACCGTCGTGGTAGTCGCGGGAGCTTCGGAACCGGCTCCTTTGAAATACCTGGCCCCATATGCCGGTTGCGCGATGGGCGAGGAGTTCATGGAATCTGGCAAAGATGCGCTGATCATTTACGATGACCTGACCAAGCACGCCGAGGCCTATCGCAATATCTCGCTGATCATTCGCCGGCCTCCTGGCCGCGAGGCGTATCCAGGTGATGTCTTCTACCTGCATTCGCGCTTGCTGGAACGGGCCGCTCGTCTGAACGACGACTACGGCAATGGCTCGCTGACGGCTTTGCCCATCATCGAGACCAAGGCAAACGACATCTCGGCCTACATTCCGACGAACGTCATCTCGATTACCGATGGCCAGATCTTCCTGGAGACGGACCTGTTCAACGCCGGTGTTCGACCGGCCATTAACGTCGGTCTCTCGGTCTCGCGCGTGGGTAGTAGCGCGCAGACGCGCGCTATGAAGCAGGTGGCAGGTTCCTTGCGCCTTGACCTCGCGCAGTTCCGCGAACTGGCGGCTTTCGCGCAATTCGCTTCCGACCTGGACAAGGCGACACGTAGCCGCATTGATCGTGGCCAGCGCCTGACCGAGATTCTCAAACAGCCGCAGTACCAGCCGGTACCGGTCGAGCGACAGGTCATGATCATCTACGCGGCCACGCATGGCTACCTGGATGATGTACCCGTGGAGATGGTCACGAAATGGGAGCCGGCGTTCTATCGCTATATGGATGCCAACCATCCTGAGATCGGACAGGAGATCATCGACAAGTCCGTCAAGGGCAAAGAGAAGATGTCCGATGACCTGTTGAAGCGCCTGGATGCCGCGATTGAAGAATTTAAGAAGACCGCGGAACCCCGGGCCGAAGCGGCCCCATTGGGCACATCACAGGCGCAGGCGAACGGCGCGGGGCGCAACGAGGAAAACCAGAGTCGCGCCGGGGCCGGTTCCTCTGACAAGATGGCCCAACCGTCGTAA
- the atpH gene encoding ATP synthase F1 subunit delta — protein MLKGAIGRRYAAAIFDIARKQNTVDRTLEDVQEIAQVFSNRKVAYLLMEPKVPAKRKETAVRQALASKVLPTSLNLALLVVQRALVEAMPNIARELERLVLDYKNEAKAQVTTAAPMDEAQRNSVKQALERRTGKTILMTTKVQPEILGGVVARVGDRVIDGSIRYRLSALRQQLLRGVAANTATDDTFLPSELSDGHIQPPPSEPPDTQETMVEPTKIQ, from the coding sequence ATGCTTAAGGGAGCGATAGGACGTCGCTACGCGGCGGCAATCTTTGATATCGCCCGCAAGCAGAATACGGTAGACCGTACGCTTGAGGACGTGCAGGAGATAGCGCAAGTCTTTTCTAACCGCAAGGTGGCCTATCTCTTGATGGAACCAAAGGTGCCCGCGAAGCGCAAAGAGACAGCGGTACGCCAGGCGCTGGCGTCTAAGGTGCTGCCTACGTCGCTCAACCTCGCCCTGCTGGTCGTCCAGCGCGCGCTGGTCGAGGCTATGCCAAACATTGCCCGCGAACTCGAACGTCTCGTGCTTGATTATAAGAACGAGGCGAAAGCCCAGGTGACAACGGCAGCACCGATGGATGAGGCGCAGCGCAACTCCGTTAAGCAGGCGCTGGAACGTAGAACAGGCAAAACTATTCTGATGACGACAAAGGTTCAGCCTGAAATCCTGGGTGGCGTTGTGGCTCGCGTAGGGGACCGGGTGATCGATGGGAGTATTCGTTATCGTCTCTCCGCGCTGCGGCAGCAGCTGTTGCGCGGGGTCGCGGCCAATACCGCCACCGATGATACGTTTCTTCCGTCAGAATTAAGCGATGGACATATTCAGCCGCCGCCTTCTGAACCACCGGATACGCAGGAAACGATGGTTGAACCAACCAAAATACAGTAG
- the atpF gene encoding F0F1 ATP synthase subunit B encodes MHAVVHTLIFADIGSGLGINLLALLSQIFSFGVVFVILWRWGFPVIVRTLERRQATIREGVENAEKARRDLAEANERAEQILAEARRQAQETVDRAEKAAEREASRIIEEANARGQQVEQQYVARIRQEAAQAREELSRLVVNLSIDAAGRVIGKSVDSKDNRRLVQDFVSSTTKEQ; translated from the coding sequence ATGCACGCGGTAGTGCATACACTTATCTTTGCTGATATAGGGAGCGGTCTGGGAATCAATTTACTGGCCCTGCTCTCGCAGATTTTCAGCTTTGGCGTTGTCTTCGTCATCCTCTGGCGTTGGGGCTTTCCGGTAATAGTGCGGACGCTCGAGCGCCGGCAGGCGACCATTCGCGAGGGTGTGGAGAACGCGGAAAAGGCCAGGCGCGACCTGGCGGAGGCTAATGAGCGCGCCGAGCAGATACTGGCCGAGGCCCGCCGGCAGGCGCAGGAGACGGTTGACCGGGCAGAGAAAGCCGCCGAGCGCGAAGCGAGTCGTATCATAGAAGAGGCCAATGCCCGTGGTCAGCAGGTGGAACAACAGTACGTTGCTCGTATCCGGCAGGAAGCTGCCCAGGCACGTGAAGAGTTGAGCCGCCTGGTCGTCAATCTTTCGATTGACGCGGCAGGAAGGGTTATCGGCAAGTCAGTTGACAGCAAAGATAACCGCCGCCTGGTCCAGGATTTTGTTAGTTCGACAACAAAGGAACAGTAG
- the atpE gene encoding ATP synthase F0 subunit C — protein sequence MPVDLHPLGVALAIGLGAIGPGIGIGIAAGQAFNAIGRNPEAEPLIRTDLILGLAFAEAISIYALLVAFLIQFLK from the coding sequence ATGCCAGTAGACCTTCATCCACTTGGAGTAGCGTTAGCAATTGGTTTGGGAGCGATTGGGCCGGGTATCGGCATCGGTATCGCAGCCGGTCAGGCGTTTAATGCCATCGGACGCAACCCGGAAGCCGAGCCACTCATTCGTACAGACTTGATTCTTGGTCTGGCTTTCGCGGAAGCTATCTCAATTTACGCGTTGCTGGTCGCTTTCCTGATTCAGTTCCTCAAGTAA
- a CDS encoding F0F1 ATP synthase subunit A: MLWRLPNISLAPDTIFYIGSFPVTNTLLGTWISIAILLVLFFLGTRRRDLIPSGMQNLMEWVVELLLGLAEGVAGKVNGRKFFPLVATFFVFIFVSNFIDIIPGVDTIGQIDVAKINAINAAAHTNSQPVLGFLLFGNISSALIPWIRPATTDLNLTIGMALIAVITAQVYGFATLGAGEHLSKYFNFPALFRFSFTGFVEFFVGILDIVQEIGRILSLAFRLFGNIFAGTVVLAVFAFIIPFVSDIVFIPFELFVAFVQAFVFALLSLIYLQLAVTPHAHAESEHEAHEEFERNEERATARHA, from the coding sequence GTGCTCTGGAGACTTCCTAACATATCTCTTGCACCGGACACAATATTTTATATCGGGTCGTTTCCGGTCACAAATACACTACTGGGTACCTGGATATCGATTGCTATTTTGCTAGTACTGTTTTTCCTGGGTACGCGCAGGCGTGACCTGATCCCGTCCGGTATGCAAAATCTGATGGAGTGGGTAGTAGAACTCCTGCTCGGCCTGGCGGAAGGCGTGGCCGGGAAAGTGAATGGAAGAAAGTTTTTTCCGCTGGTTGCCACTTTCTTCGTCTTCATTTTCGTTTCCAACTTCATTGATATTATTCCGGGCGTGGATACTATCGGGCAAATTGACGTAGCCAAGATCAATGCGATCAATGCCGCAGCGCATACGAACTCCCAACCTGTCCTTGGTTTTCTGCTGTTCGGCAACATCTCTAGCGCATTGATACCCTGGATTCGCCCTGCTACGACGGATCTGAACCTGACGATCGGCATGGCGCTGATTGCGGTAATTACCGCGCAGGTGTATGGTTTTGCGACCCTGGGAGCTGGAGAGCACCTGAGCAAGTACTTCAACTTCCCTGCCCTCTTCAGGTTTAGCTTTACGGGCTTCGTAGAGTTCTTTGTCGGTATTCTGGACATTGTTCAGGAGATTGGGCGCATCCTTTCGCTGGCTTTCCGTCTCTTTGGCAATATCTTTGCCGGAACGGTTGTGCTGGCAGTGTTCGCGTTTATCATACCGTTTGTTTCGGATATCGTCTTTATTCCGTTCGAACTTTTCGTCGCTTTTGTGCAAGCGTTCGTCTTTGCGCTGCTGTCGTTGATTTACCTGCAACTGGCAGTTACGCCTCATGCCCATGCCGAAAGCGAGCATGAGGCGCACGAGGAATTCGAACGCAACGAGGAGCGCGCCACAGCCAGGCATGCCTAG
- the rlmN gene encoding 23S rRNA (adenine(2503)-C(2))-methyltransferase RlmN, with amino-acid sequence MTQTQLTDNSTNIQKKTDLLAFTLPELQQWLVERGEPAFRAKQIYSWLYQHLVTDFASMTNLPQALRTRLAEEACIGPMIVRSELHSKDDRTRKILLELDDGKLIESVLMLYPPLGESSARATVCVSSQAGCAYGCTFCATGQMGFDRHLSAGEIVAQVLFFARELRAAPWSAAGLPGSAPIDHITNIVLMGMGEPLHNYDNVLKALRILNSPEGFNLGARHMTVSTVGLVPAIRKLSQEPLQVNLAISLHAPTDELRSRTMPVNRKYPIAELIAACKDYIDATGRQVTFEYVLLSGVNDTPEYAHKLGELLAPLKQFAHVNCIPVNATAADYRPPSGEAIRAFRDILYEHGVSNSVRAERGDDIAAACGQLRTRFENQRKRGERISH; translated from the coding sequence ATGACCCAGACCCAATTAACAGACAATTCAACCAATATACAAAAGAAGACCGACCTGCTCGCCTTCACACTGCCAGAATTGCAGCAATGGCTCGTCGAACGAGGAGAGCCGGCGTTTCGCGCCAAACAAATCTATAGCTGGCTCTACCAGCATCTTGTCACCGATTTCGCGAGTATGACCAACCTGCCGCAGGCCTTGCGTACACGGCTCGCCGAGGAAGCCTGCATCGGGCCAATGATTGTGCGCAGCGAATTGCACTCCAAAGATGACCGCACGCGCAAAATCCTGCTGGAACTGGATGATGGCAAGCTCATCGAATCGGTGCTGATGCTTTATCCGCCGCTCGGTGAGAGCAGCGCCCGCGCTACCGTCTGCGTCTCCTCGCAGGCTGGCTGCGCGTATGGCTGCACATTTTGCGCTACTGGACAGATGGGCTTTGATCGCCATCTCAGCGCGGGTGAAATCGTCGCCCAGGTACTCTTCTTCGCCCGCGAACTGCGCGCCGCGCCATGGAGCGCGGCAGGGCTTCCCGGCAGCGCGCCTATCGACCATATCACCAATATCGTGTTGATGGGCATGGGAGAGCCGCTGCATAATTACGACAACGTACTCAAAGCTTTGCGCATCCTCAACAGTCCCGAAGGCTTCAACCTTGGCGCGCGGCATATGACCGTCTCGACCGTAGGACTTGTTCCTGCTATAAGAAAGCTGAGCCAGGAGCCATTGCAGGTGAACCTGGCGATCTCGCTACACGCTCCCACCGACGAACTGCGCAGCCGCACAATGCCTGTTAACCGCAAATATCCAATCGCGGAACTGATCGCCGCGTGCAAAGATTACATTGACGCAACCGGAAGGCAGGTCACATTTGAATACGTGCTGCTGTCAGGTGTGAACGATACGCCTGAATACGCCCATAAATTGGGCGAGTTGCTTGCGCCATTGAAGCAGTTCGCGCACGTTAATTGTATTCCCGTCAATGCCACCGCTGCCGATTATCGACCGCCCTCCGGTGAGGCCATTCGCGCGTTCCGCGACATCCTCTATGAGCATGGAGTAAGTAACAGCGTGCGCGCCGAACGTGGAGATGATATCGCTGCTGCTTGCGGCCAACTGCGGACGCGCTTCGAGAACCAGCGCAAGCGCGGCGAGAGAATATCGCATTAA
- a CDS encoding arylamine N-acetyltransferase, with product MLRTGSHTAILEYLERIHFPAPRGLNSLEPRLDTLQALHEAHLLAVPFENLSIHYGQPIILQEDALFDKIVRRRRGGFCYELNGLFAWLLRQLCFEVTQLSAEVANDSGAFSPPYDHLTLLVHGLDGADWLADVGFGDSFRLPKRFVAGVEQDDTDGHRYRLVPDVENEEHARTGYWILQQFNDERWEPQYRFTLEPHRLSDFTDRCYFQQNSPESHFTQQRVCSLATPTGRITLSAHSLRFNAASAQLPPHEQATEEADLRLITTIDGQKEERRLQSEEEFQALLAQLFGIIL from the coding sequence ATGTTGCGTACCGGCAGCCATACAGCCATTTTAGAATACCTGGAGCGCATCCATTTTCCGGCTCCGCGAGGCCTGAACTCGCTGGAACCACGCCTGGATACATTACAAGCCCTGCACGAAGCCCATCTCCTGGCCGTCCCGTTCGAGAATCTTTCTATCCATTATGGGCAACCAATCATCTTGCAAGAAGATGCGCTCTTCGATAAAATCGTGCGGCGGCGCAGGGGCGGCTTCTGCTACGAACTCAACGGTCTCTTCGCGTGGTTGCTGCGCCAGCTGTGTTTCGAGGTAACACAGCTCTCCGCTGAAGTTGCCAATGATTCTGGTGCGTTCAGTCCTCCTTACGACCATCTGACGCTGCTGGTTCACGGGTTGGATGGCGCCGATTGGCTGGCAGACGTCGGCTTCGGCGATTCGTTCCGGCTGCCAAAACGCTTTGTAGCTGGAGTAGAGCAGGACGATACAGATGGACACAGGTATCGCCTGGTGCCAGATGTTGAGAACGAGGAGCACGCCAGAACCGGGTACTGGATATTGCAGCAATTTAATGACGAGCGGTGGGAGCCACAATATCGTTTCACCCTTGAACCTCACCGTTTGAGCGATTTTACAGATAGGTGTTATTTCCAGCAGAACTCGCCGGAGTCGCATTTCACCCAGCAGCGGGTATGCTCGCTCGCCACTCCAACGGGGCGTATTACCCTGTCGGCTCATAGCCTACGTTTCAACGCCGCCAGTGCTCAGTTGCCGCCACATGAGCAGGCAACAGAAGAAGCCGATTTGCGCCTGATTACGACGATTGATGGGCAAAAGGAAGAGCGGCGGTTGCAGTCGGAGGAGGAGTTTCAGGCACTCCTGGCACAGCTGTTTGGCATCATATTGTAG
- a CDS encoding HAD family hydrolase — MRSSIFWRRPGVDFPSSLDTMLFDIDGVLVQTIDSFHATDIAAAEYVAGTIFGLDWGQHEGKSLFTHDDVLAFKQAGGYNNDWDMCYLLATLGVASLREWKGTSFAARSSLEWAALSRAANVEGHGGIAWVREVMPATAQLPYNIIGDIYHELYWGASEYERWFGHPPRYLPDFPGFVQNEQMLFPPDFFTRLRKRDIRHMGMITGRVGPEVDSVLERIEDYCGERWWDVVIPADVCPKPDPRAIRLALEGIGPGVKGGLYIGDTGDDLDVVLNYRATKQAHEPDILAVMLIHQDEVKLYQQRGADIIVGAVTDLLE, encoded by the coding sequence ATGCGAAGCTCGATTTTTTGGCGGCGGCCGGGCGTCGATTTCCCCTCTTCTCTCGATACCATGCTTTTCGATATTGACGGCGTGCTGGTGCAAACCATAGATTCGTTCCATGCCACTGATATCGCGGCGGCAGAATATGTCGCGGGCACGATTTTCGGATTGGATTGGGGACAACATGAGGGAAAGTCGCTATTCACGCATGATGATGTACTCGCGTTCAAGCAGGCAGGTGGTTACAATAACGATTGGGATATGTGTTACCTGCTGGCAACGCTTGGCGTTGCTAGCTTGCGCGAATGGAAAGGTACATCGTTTGCCGCGCGCAGCAGCCTGGAATGGGCGGCGCTCTCACGAGCTGCCAACGTGGAGGGTCACGGTGGAATTGCATGGGTACGAGAGGTAATGCCGGCCACCGCGCAGCTTCCTTATAATATCATTGGTGATATCTATCATGAATTATATTGGGGCGCGTCCGAATACGAGCGCTGGTTTGGCCACCCGCCACGCTACCTGCCAGATTTTCCCGGCTTCGTGCAGAACGAGCAGATGCTCTTCCCACCGGATTTCTTTACGCGCTTGCGGAAAAGAGACATCCGGCATATGGGCATGATCACCGGGCGCGTCGGACCGGAAGTGGATAGCGTGCTGGAACGAATAGAGGATTATTGCGGCGAGCGCTGGTGGGATGTGGTCATTCCCGCCGATGTCTGCCCCAAACCCGACCCACGCGCTATTCGGCTGGCTCTCGAAGGCATTGGGCCGGGTGTCAAGGGCGGCCTATACATTGGCGATACCGGCGATGATCTCGATGTGGTGCTGAATTATCGCGCTACAAAGCAGGCGCATGAGCCGGATATACTGGCCGTCATGCTCATACACCAGGACGAGGTCAAACTGTACCAGCAGCGCGGGGCAGATATAATTGTGGGCGCCGTTACGGACTTACTGGAGTGA
- a CDS encoding AAA family ATPase: MPKIIQVPRRTLLVLCGPAGSGKSTFAAQRFIPTSIVSSDHCRAMICDDENNQQVNRDTFDLFYYIIHKRLFLGRFTVADSTALQSEARRKLRELSRQFGYLGCLLIFDIPAEVCLARDKMRHRIVGEQVVAYHAGLLQRALQDAPHEGWEQVHVLGEDDMDVVVEIV, encoded by the coding sequence ATGCCGAAAATTATACAGGTTCCTCGTAGAACCCTCCTTGTCCTCTGCGGCCCGGCAGGCTCCGGCAAAAGCACCTTCGCGGCTCAGCGCTTCATTCCAACCAGTATCGTCTCATCTGATCACTGCCGCGCTATGATCTGCGACGATGAAAACAATCAACAGGTCAACCGCGATACCTTCGATCTCTTCTACTATATTATTCACAAGCGCCTGTTCCTGGGGCGTTTTACCGTCGCGGACAGCACGGCTCTTCAATCCGAAGCCAGGCGCAAGCTGCGTGAGCTATCGCGTCAATTCGGCTACCTGGGATGCCTGCTGATCTTCGATATTCCAGCGGAGGTATGCCTGGCACGCGATAAGATGCGCCATCGTATTGTAGGAGAGCAAGTGGTGGCCTATCATGCGGGACTATTGCAGCGCGCATTACAGGACGCTCCACATGAGGGATGGGAGCAGGTTCACGTGCTGGGCGAAGATGATATGGATGTGGTGGTTGAGATTGTCTAA
- a CDS encoding Uma2 family endonuclease, which produces MQLDRQWIQDKEHAMIEQTRDEIEYYYDRHPTEEDLMGESRLHAELVHYLMEVLKWLFRDQLCAIYENFNFYQTRNKYEKPLAPDIAIIKGVARWPERSWRVGVHGPAPHVVFEIASEETWKRDLEEKPHLYARMGVQEYFAYDPNQPPVWRNEPYRLCGWLLDKESGLMQKITPGPGGRLWSQQLDSLLVPDGPELRLYDRSWHVRPTEAEAEAEAKRAALRLAKAEAEARRMAMRLAESEAEKARILAERLRSLGIDPDQLV; this is translated from the coding sequence ATGCAGCTAGATAGGCAGTGGATACAGGACAAGGAGCATGCCATGATCGAGCAGACCAGGGACGAGATAGAGTATTACTACGACCGCCATCCTACCGAGGAGGATTTGATGGGGGAATCCCGGCTGCATGCGGAACTGGTGCATTATCTCATGGAGGTTCTAAAATGGCTCTTTCGCGATCAACTGTGCGCTATCTATGAAAACTTCAATTTCTACCAGACACGCAATAAATATGAGAAGCCACTGGCTCCTGATATCGCTATTATTAAAGGAGTAGCGCGTTGGCCGGAACGCAGTTGGCGAGTTGGGGTTCATGGACCCGCTCCGCATGTCGTCTTCGAGATTGCGTCGGAGGAGACCTGGAAACGTGATCTGGAAGAAAAGCCCCACCTGTATGCACGTATGGGAGTACAGGAATATTTTGCCTATGACCCGAACCAGCCACCGGTGTGGCGCAATGAACCTTACCGGCTCTGTGGATGGCTATTAGATAAAGAAAGTGGTCTGATGCAGAAGATAACCCCTGGTCCAGGCGGGCGCTTATGGAGCCAGCAACTTGATAGCCTGCTCGTTCCCGATGGCCCTGAGCTGCGCCTCTATGATCGTTCCTGGCATGTTCGACCGACCGAGGCCGAGGCGGAAGCTGAGGCAAAAAGGGCCGCTCTACGTTTAGCCAAGGCAGAAGCGGAAGCGAGGAGGATGGCAATGCGTTTAGCTGAGTCCGAGGCCGAGAAAGCCAGGATATTGGCAGAACGCTTGCGCTCACTTGGCATAGACCCGGACCAGCTGGTCTGA